Below is a window of Lepisosteus oculatus isolate fLepOcu1 chromosome 8, fLepOcu1.hap2, whole genome shotgun sequence DNA.
aTGACTGTTGGAGCTGATACTTTggcatgttttaataaaaggCTTGATGgaattcttggatcaattatctactatctaccaaatgggctagataggCCAAATAGCCCCTTCTCAGTGTTTCTTTTGCCCCAAACCAGATATCTGTTGCACATTTATCTAAATTAAACTGTTAAAACACTATAGGGGGATAAATAATTCTTGctgtaaataattttaaaataatttccaaaaaTCGCACTCTATTGTTTAcatctttttttgtaaacattttcattccTAAATTTCATTCCTTAGGGATGAACAGTTGTTAAATCATCAGTGATTAACAGGAAATTCCATTATATCTTTAAAGAGTATGTGGATGTTACCAGTAGGAGACAGAATGTCTGATTCAGTGGGTGTATGGCAgatgttttttctaaaaaaagggAATGAGACTGTCATAACTGGGTAATATGTGTAAGATATCTAAGGAGTGTTAAATTAAAAACCTCAGGGATAGAAACAGTACACATCATAtaggaataaataaaataaaaatatttctgcttttttacCGGAAGAACATTATTACAGAAACAAAGAGAAAGCCTGGTGCATGCTTTGCTGTGTAATattagatgtactgtaacagagAATAAGCAAGGGTCTCTAGATATCCTTATTAATACcctaaaataataagaaaccgccctttgtacagtataatgacttGCTATAATTTCACCACCGAAGAATGACACAGAAACACtgaaattaatataatatatgatTTTCCATATtacttttttcacagtttccTTGGACTTTTCCTATCTAAATTTAGTGTCACGGCTTGTAGGGAAAgtattacaaatacagtatgccaATTGGAAGGATAAGGGAAATGTTTAGTACACAGTACAATGCTTCTGTGCTAAAGCtccctgtgcttttctctccctgtctgtgtgtctcatggacagcaagttggggtatgcgaaaagacaaattcctaatacaagaaattgtatatggccaataaagtaatcttatcttatcttatcaatGCAAGCAGTATGAAATAAATGCAACAtgtcatgaaaaagaaaaccataTCAACACTGTTTTTGTTGCGATTTATTTATACATTGTACAATAACAGAAAGATGACATGGAATACCTTTCTAATAACTGTTTTACAGGCAGAATGCAGAGGACAGATTTGCAGGTACCCCAGGCCTTAAGTGCCCTGGATCCTGTAGTTTTTACAGTATCATTGAATTAACCACAGAAGaaattcagcagaaaaaaactaatCAGACTTTATAGCCAAGCTATTACATTAGTTATGAGATTAAGATCTGAGattgaatgaaaaccagaagccTGTGGCCTCGGTGGACTGAAATTCCAACCAACTGTGCTACAGATGTAAAATGCCTGTATAAATTATCAAAATGCCAAAAGTACAGCAACATATTGCAATTCTGTAAGTTATAACAGAAGATTATTTTCTAATGCTAAACGTTTCATCCAAGTGAAATATTTAAGTAGCTGCAATATATGTGTAGGCAAAAAGACCTTTTAATTTGACTTTCAAAATGTAGCTTATTTTACACAGTCaaagaaacaaatggaaaaataaaggaataaaccACATCTTAAGGCTGTTTTCAGTACATAAAAATCATTCAGTGTCCAAATGGAACTGTTACTAATAAAATATGGTTTTGCTCACCATATAGCattatgtgaaaaataaaactgttaaaGTTAgagaaaaacataataaaattcACAGATATCTTTCAGCAATCAATGCCAAAATCTTTAAAtagatttatataaaaaatctatttttggcAAAACACAAGAattcacattttatgtattagaATACATACTATTTGAACAGAAATATACCTTTATAAATTCCACCATGTCCccaaatacagtatctttaaaccaactcttgtttctttttgctcagTGTCACTGGCTTGCCTAAGCAAATTCACAGCTAAACATGTCACTTAGTAATTGTCTCAAATTAGTACAACATCGAGTGGTTTTAAAGAGAGAAGTCCATTAAGATATTAGTATTTTAAAGGCTGTGATTGCACCTCATACAACCAAATACATTTCAATTCATTATGTCATGACAGTATTCATTAAAATTCTCATAATCTTTGCAATAAATACAAATCttctgtactgtacaaatataACACTTAATTTAAGTAAAATGCTACATAATATTATAAATTCTCTCTCACATGTAGACAACAGTGTCATCAAAATAAGGCAACTTAATCGTCCATAGCATTCATTTTAAcaacatataaaaatacataaattaagTAGTGTTTACCTTCAACAACTGTGCCTTATTAAATTATTGTTACAGTGCCCATATCATACTTGAGTGGATTCAAAGTATTTTAGGGTTGAAGTAAATTTTGATACTTGTGACACTTTACCTTTTACATCCCAGCTTGATATTTGTCTGAACAATCCTTTAGCTTTTTTCCTGAATTGCTTTCCAACAATAACATAAAGGATTGGATTTAGAGAGCTATTGCTGTATGCCAAATATGTAGATATCTGCTCTCCAACATCAAGTATGTCTTCCCAATGGCACCCTGAAATGGCTTGGTAGTGAAAGAGCGTGTCTAGGAGCATCACAATGTGGAATGGAACCCAGCAGACCAAAAAGACCAGGACAACTGCAAGAATTAAAATGCTGGCTTTCCTTTCAGTTCTTGCAGCAGAGAATTGTTTCATTTCGTTCTTCTTTAAAGTCTGGATTATTTGATAACTGCAAAAGGAAATGACCACAAGAGGGATGAGGAAACCTACTATATTAATGATTAGGTTGTGTCTGACTCTCCATCCCTCATGTGGGTAAGCCAGGTAGCATGCAAGTGCATTAAACTCAGGGAAGTACTTCACAGAGCGGAATATCAGGACGGGCAAACTAAACAGAAAACTAGTGATCCAGATGCCAAGGCTGATTTTTTTTGCCCAGGTTGCTCTTCTCATTCTGCCAGCAGTCATAGGTCTTACAAAGGCCAGATAGCGGTCGATGCTGACCAAAACCAGGAACAGTATACTACTGAATAAGTTCATTGAGATTGCTACATTTACCAGTCGGCAGAGCAAATCACCAAAGTTCCAGTTGAACTCATTGGCTATAGTCACAGCCCAAAAAGGCAAACAGGACACCATTACCAAGTCTGCGACTGCAAGGTTGCTGAGGTAGATCTCTGCTACTGAGCATTTCTTCCTGTGGAAGCAGAATACACACAGGACAAACACATTGCCTATTGTACCCGCAACACAGATAAATGCCATGAATGCTGGTTGCATCATATAGAGCCATTCCCAAGCTTCAGATGAAGGGCATTCATTGAAATCCACTCGGCTGCTGTTCGAGTATCTCTCAGGGCTTGATGTTGGGTGAGTTATGTTAAAAGCCATTTGGAAACTGTCAAAAGAAAATTGTGTAATTAAATGATTATCAAAGCACATTCATGAATTTTGCAAGGAAAAGATACCTGATTTGAAACAAACTTGTTTCCCTCATATACGGTTACATAAACTCATGTAtggttttacaaaatattttgaaggatttgaaacatattttgtgcatctttttaaaacctgaaatttaaaattcagtttggattttatttaatacatttacttGCCAAACAAAGGATTTGTGTAGTTTATTTGCATTTATGATCTATGCATGCAGTTTCCAAGACAATCTGGTTACTATAccaaacagctacagtatttgcGTACACCAACATGATGTGTAGTGAATGAAATGCACCTTAAAGATGATAACTCTGTTAATTAGTCAAAGTAAAATAATGATGGTAGAAAATGCTATTTTCTTGACTCCCAAGGAGTGTGTCTTTTTTAATTCCAAGAAC
It encodes the following:
- the bdkrb2 gene encoding B2 bradykinin receptor isoform X2 — encoded protein: MAFNITHPTSSPERYSNSSRVDFNECPSSEAWEWLYMMQPAFMAFICVAGTIGNVFVLCVFCFHRKKCSVAEIYLSNLAVADLVMVSCLPFWAVTIANEFNWNFGDLLCRLVNVAISMNLFSSILFLVLVSIDRYLAFVRPMTAGRMRRATWAKKISLGIWITSFLFSLPVLIFRSVKYFPEFNALACYLAYPHEGWRVRHNLIINIVGFLIPLVVISFCSYQIIQTLKKNEMKQFSAARTERKASILILAVVLVFLVCWVPFHIVMLLDTLFHYQAISGCHWEDILDVGEQISTYLAYSNSSLNPILYVIVGKQFRKKAKGLFRQISSWDVKGKVSQVSKFTSTLKYFESTQV